A region of Corynebacterium glucuronolyticum DSM 44120 DNA encodes the following proteins:
- the rlmN gene encoding 23S rRNA (adenine(2503)-C(2))-methyltransferase RlmN: protein MAEPVVLNFNRARRSMPPKHYADYTKDERIEILKELGLPKFRDNQIARHYYGRFEADPGLMTDLPESVRTTVGEKLFPQLMSPVRETSADDGKTQKMLWKLHDGTLLESVLMEYPDRATLCISSQAGCGMACPFCATGQGGLDRNLSTGEIVDQVRAAAATMQAKGGRLSNIVFMGMGEPLANYNRVLSAIRQITQPSPEGFGISQRGITLSTVGLAPAIRRFAAEGLSCRLAVSLHTPDDELRDSLVPANNRWSIAEVLDAAREYAEASGRRVSIEYALIRDINDQPWRADLLGKKLHGALGSKVHVNLIPLNPTPGSKWDASPKRVQDEFQKRVIARGVTCTVRDTRGQEIAAACGQLAAEERTGAAARRAKEATAEAARLTDEAARNSKQR from the coding sequence ATGGCTGAACCTGTTGTTTTGAACTTTAACCGTGCCCGGCGCTCGATGCCGCCGAAGCATTATGCCGATTACACCAAAGACGAGCGGATCGAGATTCTCAAGGAGCTTGGCCTCCCTAAGTTCCGAGACAACCAAATCGCGCGCCATTATTACGGCCGGTTTGAGGCAGATCCTGGACTGATGACTGACCTTCCTGAGTCTGTCCGTACGACGGTAGGGGAGAAGCTTTTCCCCCAGTTGATGTCTCCGGTGCGGGAGACATCCGCAGACGATGGCAAGACCCAAAAGATGTTATGGAAGCTCCACGATGGAACGCTTCTTGAGTCTGTATTGATGGAATACCCAGATCGCGCAACACTGTGCATTTCCTCCCAGGCCGGATGTGGAATGGCATGCCCATTTTGCGCGACCGGTCAAGGCGGTCTCGACCGCAATCTTTCTACGGGGGAGATTGTTGACCAAGTGCGTGCTGCAGCTGCCACCATGCAGGCTAAGGGCGGCCGCTTATCCAACATCGTGTTTATGGGCATGGGTGAGCCCTTGGCCAATTACAACCGTGTTCTCAGTGCCATCCGTCAGATCACGCAGCCGTCGCCGGAGGGTTTCGGTATCTCCCAGCGGGGCATCACACTGTCGACGGTGGGGCTGGCTCCTGCTATTCGACGCTTCGCCGCTGAAGGTTTGTCTTGCCGGCTTGCGGTGAGTCTTCATACTCCTGACGACGAGCTCCGCGATTCTCTGGTTCCCGCTAACAACAGGTGGTCTATTGCAGAGGTTCTTGATGCCGCGCGGGAGTACGCAGAGGCCTCAGGCAGGCGGGTATCGATTGAGTACGCCCTCATTCGCGATATCAATGATCAACCGTGGCGGGCGGACCTACTTGGTAAGAAGCTGCATGGTGCCTTGGGATCCAAGGTGCACGTTAACCTCATTCCACTGAACCCGACACCGGGATCGAAGTGGGATGCAAGTCCCAAACGTGTGCAGGACGAGTTTCAAAAGCGCGTCATCGCGCGCGGGGTCACTTGTACTGTTCGTGATACCCGTGGCCAAGAAATCGCCGCAGCATGTGGACAGCTCGCTGCTGAGGAGCGAACAGGCGCGGCGGCTCGGCGTGCGAAGGAAGCAACCGCGGAGGCAGCTCGCCTGACCGATGAAGCCGCGCGCAACAGTAAGCAGCGATAA
- a CDS encoding phosphatidate cytidylyltransferase, giving the protein MSRPDFSRFSWEQLSEVRIPRPKNDSGRNMPAAITTSVILIAIVLVGILVGPVAWYPIVATAVALATWEVHRRLTEGGYAMSLSILLFGGQIMVWSSWPWGLWGLMAGYVSSILLVMFSRLFRNGRHTPPRNYWRDMSMSVFVLTWIALFGSFIAMLSNITRHDIPGPMFILTFMLCVIASDTGGFLAGVGFGSHSMAPAVSPNKSWEGFAGSLALGMVVGALTVRFLLHANPLLGVVLGALLVIAATLGDLVESQFKRELGIKDMSRMLPGHGGLMDRLDGMLPAGVVTWLILSILQT; this is encoded by the coding sequence ATGTCCCGTCCAGACTTTTCACGGTTCAGCTGGGAACAGCTTTCAGAGGTCCGCATACCGCGGCCAAAGAATGACTCCGGGCGCAACATGCCCGCCGCCATCACCACAAGCGTCATTCTCATCGCGATCGTCCTGGTTGGTATCCTTGTCGGCCCCGTTGCCTGGTACCCGATTGTCGCGACCGCCGTCGCGCTAGCCACGTGGGAAGTCCATCGGCGTCTGACCGAGGGGGGCTATGCTATGAGCCTGTCCATTCTCCTCTTCGGCGGGCAAATCATGGTGTGGTCCTCGTGGCCGTGGGGATTGTGGGGGCTCATGGCGGGCTACGTGAGCAGCATCCTCCTTGTAATGTTCAGTCGGCTGTTCAGAAACGGTAGGCATACCCCGCCACGCAACTACTGGCGTGATATGTCGATGTCCGTATTCGTGCTGACGTGGATCGCCCTGTTCGGATCGTTCATCGCCATGTTGTCGAACATCACTCGACATGATATCCCCGGGCCCATGTTTATCCTGACGTTTATGCTCTGCGTCATCGCCAGTGATACGGGCGGTTTCCTTGCCGGTGTTGGTTTCGGTTCACACTCCATGGCTCCGGCGGTGAGCCCGAACAAATCGTGGGAGGGGTTCGCCGGTTCGCTTGCCCTCGGCATGGTAGTCGGTGCTCTTACGGTTCGTTTCCTGCTTCACGCAAATCCACTCTTGGGAGTGGTTCTTGGGGCTCTTCTCGTGATCGCAGCGACGTTGGGCGATCTTGTGGAAAGCCAATTTAAGCGCGAGTTGGGTATCAAGGATATGTCGCGGATGCTTCCTGGACACGGTGGGCTCATGGATAGGCTCGATGGAATGCTGCCCGCCGGTGTGGTGACGTGGCTCATTTTGTCGATTCTTCAGACTTAG
- the frr gene encoding ribosome recycling factor, with translation MIDEVILEADERMEATVDHTREELSHIRTGRANPSMFNGVIAEFYGQPTPINQMATISVPEPRMLLIKPYDMNSMDDIERAIRNSDLGVNPTNDGQVLRVTVPQLTEERRREMVKVAKSKGEEGKIAIRNIRRKGMDQLKKIQKDGDAGEDEVQAGEKELDKVTKKNETRVEELVEAKEKDLMEV, from the coding sequence ATGATTGATGAAGTAATCCTTGAAGCCGACGAGCGGATGGAAGCCACCGTGGATCACACCCGCGAGGAGCTTTCCCACATCCGCACGGGACGCGCTAATCCGTCAATGTTCAACGGCGTGATTGCGGAGTTCTACGGCCAACCAACCCCTATTAACCAGATGGCTACCATTTCTGTTCCCGAGCCACGTATGCTGCTCATTAAGCCGTACGACATGAACTCGATGGACGATATCGAGCGTGCAATTAGAAACTCTGATCTCGGTGTAAACCCGACAAACGATGGCCAGGTTCTGCGCGTAACGGTTCCGCAGCTCACAGAGGAACGTCGTCGCGAGATGGTGAAGGTAGCCAAGTCCAAGGGTGAGGAAGGCAAGATCGCCATCCGAAACATCCGCCGCAAGGGGATGGATCAGCTGAAGAAGATCCAAAAGGACGGCGACGCTGGCGAGGACGAGGTGCAGGCTGGCGAGAAGGAACTGGACAAGGTTACTAAGAAGAACGAGACTCGCGTGGAAGAGCTCGTGGAAGCGAAGGAAAAGGACCTGATGGAGGTCTAA
- the pyrH gene encoding UMP kinase, whose product MLKLGGEMFGGGQVGIDPDVVENVAKQIAEVSNNGTEVCVVIGGGNFFRGAELQKRGLDRARSDYMGMLGTVMNCLALQDFLEQQGVETRVQTSINMAQVAEPYLPLRAKRHLEKGRVVIFGCGMGMPYFSTDTTAAQRALEIDCEVLLMAKAVDGIYSDDPRTNPDAELFESITPDEVIRRDLKVADSTAFSLCKDNGMPILVFNLLTEGNIRRAVSGEKIGTLVSK is encoded by the coding sequence ATGCTCAAGCTTGGCGGAGAGATGTTTGGCGGTGGCCAGGTCGGAATTGATCCCGACGTAGTGGAGAATGTGGCGAAGCAGATCGCTGAAGTGTCTAACAATGGCACCGAGGTGTGCGTTGTGATCGGTGGCGGCAACTTCTTCCGTGGAGCTGAACTGCAAAAGCGTGGACTGGACAGGGCCCGCAGTGACTACATGGGCATGCTGGGAACGGTAATGAATTGCCTCGCCCTTCAGGATTTTCTTGAGCAGCAGGGCGTGGAAACCCGTGTGCAGACATCGATCAACATGGCCCAAGTGGCCGAGCCCTACCTTCCATTGCGTGCAAAGCGCCATCTAGAGAAGGGGCGCGTTGTCATCTTTGGTTGCGGCATGGGCATGCCGTATTTCTCCACTGACACCACCGCTGCCCAGCGTGCGTTGGAGATCGACTGTGAGGTTCTCCTCATGGCAAAGGCCGTGGATGGCATTTACAGTGATGATCCACGCACCAATCCTGATGCGGAGCTTTTTGAATCCATTACACCCGACGAAGTCATCCGTCGTGACCTGAAAGTCGCCGATTCCACCGCTTTCTCCCTGTGCAAGGACAACGGGATGCCGATTCTGGTGTTTAACCTCCTCACGGAAGGGAACATTCGTCGAGCGGTCAGTGGCGAGAAGATTGGTACCCTGGTGAGCAAGTAG
- the tsf gene encoding translation elongation factor Ts: protein MANYTAADVKKLRQMTGSGMLDCKNALSETDGDFEKAVELLRIKGAKDVGKRADRDAAEGIVAISGNTIVEVNAETDFVAKTPEFIEFVDAVAAAAGEAKANSAEELAAVEVNGRPAADVLQEMSAKIGEKLQLRRAATLEGAHVATYLHQRSADLPPAVGVLVAYEGEGDSAKEAAHQVCLQVAALKAQYLTREDVPAEVVEKERSIAEQITREEGKPEKAIPKIVEGRLGGFYKDVVLLDQPSVADNKKTVGKLAEEAGITVTGFVRYEVGQK, encoded by the coding sequence ATGGCGAACTACACCGCTGCAGACGTGAAGAAACTGCGTCAGATGACCGGATCCGGCATGCTGGATTGCAAGAATGCCCTGAGTGAGACCGACGGCGACTTTGAAAAGGCCGTCGAGCTGCTCCGTATCAAGGGAGCAAAGGATGTGGGCAAGCGTGCAGACCGCGACGCTGCCGAGGGCATCGTTGCCATCTCCGGCAACACCATCGTCGAGGTTAACGCTGAAACCGACTTCGTGGCCAAGACCCCTGAGTTTATCGAGTTCGTAGATGCCGTCGCTGCTGCCGCCGGTGAAGCCAAGGCGAATTCCGCTGAGGAGCTTGCCGCCGTCGAGGTTAATGGTCGCCCCGCAGCTGACGTTCTCCAGGAGATGTCCGCAAAGATCGGTGAGAAGCTTCAGCTTCGTCGCGCTGCCACCCTTGAGGGTGCACATGTCGCCACCTACCTGCATCAGCGTTCCGCCGACCTGCCGCCGGCCGTGGGCGTGCTCGTAGCCTACGAAGGCGAGGGCGACTCCGCGAAGGAAGCAGCGCACCAGGTGTGCCTCCAGGTTGCGGCCCTTAAGGCTCAGTACCTGACCCGCGAGGATGTTCCCGCTGAGGTCGTCGAGAAGGAGCGTTCCATCGCCGAGCAGATCACTCGCGAGGAGGGTAAGCCGGAGAAGGCTATCCCGAAGATCGTTGAGGGTCGCCTGGGTGGCTTCTACAAGGACGTCGTCCTGCTCGATCAGCCGAGTGTTGCTGACAACAAGAAGACCGTTGGCAAGCTGGCCGAAGAAGCTGGCATCACCGTCACCGGCTTCGTCCGTTACGAGGTTGGCCAGAAGTAA
- the rpsB gene encoding 30S ribosomal protein S2 — protein MAVVTMRELLDAGVHFGHQTRRWNPKMKRFIFTDRNGIYIIDLQQTLTYIDQAFEFVKETVAHGGTILFVGTKKQAQEAIQNEAERVGMPYVNHRWLGGMLTNFQTVSKRLHRMKELQAMDQAEDGYAGRGKKEILMLTRERTKLERVLGGIADMSKIPSAMWIVDTNKEHIAVSEAHKLNIPVVAILDTNCDPDEVDYPVPGNDDAIRATTVLTRVISTAVEEGQKARKERELEAAKKAAGDDNKEEVAPKVEASSEEVAPKVEESKEEVAPKVEASEESAK, from the coding sequence ATGGCAGTTGTAACCATGCGAGAGCTCCTCGACGCCGGTGTCCACTTTGGCCACCAGACCCGTCGTTGGAACCCGAAGATGAAGCGTTTCATCTTCACCGACCGTAACGGCATCTACATCATCGACCTGCAGCAGACGCTGACCTACATCGATCAGGCTTTCGAGTTCGTCAAGGAGACCGTTGCCCACGGCGGCACCATCCTGTTCGTCGGCACCAAGAAGCAGGCTCAGGAAGCTATCCAGAACGAGGCTGAGCGCGTCGGAATGCCGTACGTCAACCACCGTTGGCTGGGCGGCATGCTGACCAACTTCCAGACCGTGTCCAAGCGCCTTCACCGCATGAAGGAACTGCAGGCAATGGATCAGGCTGAGGACGGCTACGCCGGGCGTGGCAAGAAGGAAATCCTCATGCTCACCCGCGAGCGCACCAAGCTTGAGCGCGTTCTCGGTGGCATCGCTGACATGAGCAAGATTCCGTCCGCCATGTGGATTGTTGATACCAACAAGGAGCACATCGCGGTTTCTGAGGCTCACAAGCTGAACATCCCGGTTGTCGCTATTCTCGATACGAACTGCGACCCTGATGAGGTTGACTACCCGGTGCCGGGCAACGATGATGCCATCCGCGCCACCACCGTTCTCACCCGCGTTATCTCCACTGCAGTGGAGGAGGGCCAGAAGGCACGCAAGGAGCGCGAGCTCGAGGCTGCCAAGAAGGCCGCCGGGGATGACAACAAGGAAGAGGTTGCACCGAAGGTTGAGGCTTCTTCTGAGGAGGTCGCTCCCAAGGTAGAGGAGTCCAAGGAAGAGGTAGCCCCCAAGGTTGAGGCTTCCGAGGAGTCCGCTAAGTAA
- a CDS encoding M23 family metallopeptidase encodes MQVPIARTLLTLETTASLPQQRIPIPQSPRRAHTVHGIEPKKRTWPDRSYRALLASGETDISTLYGNGRERFSDVRLQLRTAQRDAPLPFPALRKRGTVRVLLHTLVLVCLLCFSSIFVSSPAIADTHPGEYVSPTIGSPLWPIVTRPFDRPATRYGSGHRGVDVAAPPGSPVVASGDGIVRFAGLAVDQPTVSIYHADDIITTYLPVIPDVVPGQPVVRGQTIGIVARVPSLHSGLHWGAKTGPNSYMNPLHLLHDPRIRVIPTPPDIELRVREQRQLK; translated from the coding sequence ATGCAGGTGCCCATCGCTCGCACTCTGCTCACTTTGGAAACCACTGCGTCTTTACCGCAGCAGCGGATTCCCATCCCACAATCTCCCCGGCGAGCACACACCGTCCACGGCATTGAGCCCAAGAAACGAACGTGGCCCGATAGAAGCTATCGCGCGCTCCTCGCTTCTGGCGAGACAGATATCTCAACGCTCTACGGGAACGGAAGAGAGCGGTTCAGCGATGTCCGGCTCCAGCTTCGAACCGCCCAGCGAGATGCCCCTTTGCCTTTCCCCGCGCTTAGAAAAAGAGGTACCGTACGGGTTCTGTTGCACACTCTCGTGTTGGTTTGTCTCCTCTGCTTCTCATCGATTTTCGTTTCTTCACCAGCTATCGCAGACACGCATCCCGGGGAATATGTGAGCCCGACTATCGGTTCACCCCTGTGGCCGATCGTCACGCGTCCTTTTGATCGGCCAGCAACGAGGTATGGCTCCGGCCACCGTGGAGTTGACGTGGCCGCTCCCCCGGGCTCGCCCGTCGTCGCTTCCGGCGATGGGATCGTCCGATTCGCTGGCCTAGCTGTGGACCAACCGACGGTGTCCATTTACCATGCCGATGACATCATCACGACTTACCTGCCTGTGATACCGGACGTTGTGCCAGGCCAGCCCGTCGTGCGAGGCCAAACGATCGGGATTGTCGCTCGTGTACCCTCCCTTCACAGTGGCCTACATTGGGGAGCCAAGACAGGACCGAATTCGTACATGAATCCGCTCCACCTTTTGCACGATCCCCGCATTCGAGTGATTCCAACCCCTCCTGATATTGAACTTCGTGTGCGAGAACAACGTCAACTGAAGTAA
- a CDS encoding tyrosine recombinase XerC: protein MATPDFHELIEDYCDHLRFNEGKSEATIRGYRSDLLLACEYLNGVAGFTLTGLRAWLGEAVSAGKSRATLARRTAAVRSFSTWAHKQGYLEEDAARRLRVPYKSHHLPTVLTSDQAGEMMGNAGSHSEPEFLRDSAILELLYATGMRVAELCSLDVADVDGAKNTVKVTGKGNKQRVVPFGAPARNALDQWISAGRGHFATADSGDALFLGVRGGRIDPRQVRRIVETAAANTGVDGITPHSLRHTAATHLLEGGADLRAVQEFLGHSSLQTTQIYTHVSGERLKKIYNNAHPRA, encoded by the coding sequence ATGGCTACCCCGGACTTTCATGAGCTCATCGAGGATTATTGCGACCACCTCCGGTTCAACGAGGGAAAAAGTGAAGCAACGATCCGAGGCTACCGCAGCGACCTGCTGCTGGCCTGTGAGTATCTGAATGGCGTAGCTGGCTTCACGCTTACCGGGCTTCGAGCCTGGCTAGGAGAAGCTGTGAGCGCAGGAAAATCCCGGGCGACACTTGCTCGGCGGACGGCCGCAGTTCGGAGTTTTTCCACGTGGGCGCACAAGCAGGGATACCTAGAAGAGGATGCCGCCCGCCGGTTGCGAGTTCCGTATAAATCTCACCATCTACCTACCGTGTTAACGAGCGACCAAGCAGGGGAAATGATGGGCAACGCGGGCTCGCACTCCGAACCCGAGTTTCTCCGGGATTCTGCGATCCTCGAATTGCTCTACGCCACTGGCATGCGTGTTGCGGAGCTGTGCTCACTTGATGTCGCCGATGTCGACGGCGCAAAGAACACCGTGAAAGTGACGGGCAAGGGAAACAAACAACGCGTTGTTCCATTCGGTGCTCCTGCACGGAATGCGCTGGACCAGTGGATCTCCGCAGGACGTGGGCACTTTGCCACCGCAGACAGCGGCGATGCGCTGTTCCTCGGCGTGCGCGGGGGACGCATCGACCCGCGACAAGTTCGTCGCATTGTGGAAACAGCCGCCGCGAACACCGGTGTTGACGGGATCACCCCGCACTCTCTGCGACATACCGCCGCTACACATCTGCTTGAAGGAGGTGCTGACCTGCGTGCTGTGCAGGAATTTCTCGGCCATTCCTCGCTGCAGACGACGCAGATCTATACCCACGTATCCGGCGAGCGACTGAAAAAGATCTACAACAACGCACACCCCCGCGCGTAA
- the dprA gene encoding DNA-processing protein DprA — MPTSRREAWAYLSRVVEGPSRRLNELLSQGVDVEDIARGVRQQQEWLGELRKQTATRHEWMRPAEDLEAIDAIGGRLITPEDDEWPTDIFAESFGFAASGMSEHCRSYQDDAVPPHALWVRGGGPLNGIVSRSVALVGTRGTSSYGIAATRMITSGLAAHHWTIVSGGAKGIDTAAHTEAMNSGGYTVMVAASGLDVTYPASNADLFARIATHGCLVSEYPPGTHPARHRFLTRNRLVAALTAGTVIVEAGWRSGALNTLSWAEGLGRVAMAVPGPITSNTSLGCHARIKNGSAQLVTSADDVRELLEPIGTCDPDGQREIDFSGSPVTTLTRTEMRLFDACSSTFRSSTDIARDAGLPLGLAMHVLVDLTQRGFLVRSGKLWARASDVG; from the coding sequence ATGCCCACCAGCCGTCGAGAAGCGTGGGCATACCTGTCTCGTGTGGTGGAAGGACCGAGCCGTCGCCTCAACGAGCTTCTTTCACAAGGCGTAGACGTAGAGGATATCGCACGGGGCGTTAGGCAACAGCAGGAATGGTTGGGGGAGCTGCGCAAGCAGACGGCGACGCGTCATGAGTGGATGCGACCTGCGGAGGACCTCGAGGCTATTGACGCTATCGGCGGGAGGCTGATTACCCCCGAGGATGACGAGTGGCCGACGGATATTTTTGCGGAGTCCTTCGGATTTGCCGCATCAGGGATGAGTGAACACTGTCGCTCCTACCAAGATGACGCGGTCCCTCCCCACGCGCTGTGGGTGCGGGGCGGAGGTCCACTGAATGGGATCGTCTCGCGCTCAGTTGCGCTGGTAGGTACGCGTGGAACCAGCTCGTACGGTATCGCTGCAACGCGCATGATCACCAGTGGACTCGCTGCTCACCACTGGACGATCGTATCGGGAGGCGCTAAGGGGATCGACACAGCAGCGCACACGGAGGCGATGAACTCCGGGGGTTACACCGTTATGGTCGCTGCCTCAGGACTCGATGTCACCTATCCCGCAAGCAATGCAGATCTGTTTGCGAGAATCGCCACTCACGGTTGCCTCGTCAGCGAATATCCGCCGGGTACGCATCCCGCGCGCCACCGGTTCCTTACAAGAAACCGCCTGGTAGCGGCACTTACAGCCGGCACCGTTATCGTGGAGGCCGGGTGGCGATCAGGGGCGTTAAACACGTTGAGCTGGGCTGAAGGTCTAGGGCGCGTGGCTATGGCTGTTCCCGGTCCGATCACATCCAACACCTCGCTCGGTTGCCACGCGCGCATCAAGAACGGTTCCGCGCAGCTCGTTACCTCCGCAGATGACGTCCGAGAGTTGCTGGAACCGATTGGCACCTGCGATCCAGATGGCCAGCGCGAAATCGATTTCTCCGGTTCGCCTGTCACTACCTTGACGCGCACGGAGATGAGACTCTTCGATGCGTGCTCGTCCACATTCCGTTCCAGTACCGACATTGCGCGGGACGCAGGTTTACCCCTGGGACTTGCAATGCACGTGCTCGTTGACCTAACACAGCGGGGCTTCCTTGTTCGATCGGGGAAGCTCTGGGCGAGAGCGAGCGACGTGGGATGA
- a CDS encoding YifB family Mg chelatase-like AAA ATPase gives MALARTKSVAFEGVTARIVDVEANVGPGLPGTYIVGLADKAVAESRDRIKLAAQNSHLPWPKTKIIVSLSPASLRKSGSHFDLPMVLSILFAGASGPYEDHILSTTVFLGEVSLDGGIKPVTGIIPAILAAKNAGYVRVVIPAGNAAEATLCQDMDIRVATALTDVVRFVAGESDLEDAHGSASDVGEDNPTVLDMRDVAGQPEARRAAEIAAAGGHNFLMIGPPGSGKSMIAARLPGLLPDLTPEYKLEATAVHSVAGRTFTGPVIHPPFVAPHHSVTRAALIGGGAGNPVPGAVSLAHRGVLFLDEVSEISASILDSLRTPLEQGYVRLIRSRRDVYFPAKFQLVMAANPCRCGAEEPSACRCSANARARYLNNVSGPLRDRLDMVVRTHAQGSVIRSEEQESTAVIRQRVIEARGRAGHRWARASYPGVINAEIDGAWLRREFPADEEAMEYLAVYLARGDISQRGVDRTLKLAWTIADLAGCDRPDIDHVAQALEFHDYAGGEVAA, from the coding sequence GTGGCTCTTGCTAGAACAAAATCTGTCGCTTTCGAGGGGGTCACAGCGCGGATTGTGGACGTGGAGGCAAACGTTGGGCCAGGTCTCCCCGGCACCTACATCGTGGGACTCGCGGATAAGGCCGTGGCAGAATCCCGTGACAGGATCAAGCTCGCCGCTCAAAACTCACATCTGCCGTGGCCGAAGACAAAAATTATTGTGAGTCTCTCGCCTGCGTCGCTGCGCAAATCTGGTTCACACTTCGATCTTCCCATGGTGCTGTCCATCCTCTTCGCCGGTGCCTCCGGACCGTACGAAGACCACATCCTATCCACTACGGTATTCCTCGGTGAAGTGAGCCTGGACGGAGGTATCAAGCCCGTCACAGGGATTATCCCCGCCATTCTCGCCGCCAAAAACGCAGGCTACGTGCGCGTTGTCATTCCCGCTGGAAACGCTGCAGAAGCAACGTTGTGCCAGGACATGGACATACGAGTCGCCACCGCTCTGACCGATGTGGTGAGGTTTGTCGCCGGTGAGAGTGATCTGGAGGACGCTCACGGGAGTGCCTCTGATGTCGGAGAAGACAACCCAACGGTGCTGGATATGCGCGATGTTGCTGGGCAACCAGAAGCGCGCCGGGCTGCGGAGATTGCTGCAGCTGGGGGCCATAATTTCCTCATGATCGGGCCACCTGGAAGCGGTAAGTCCATGATCGCCGCCCGGCTGCCCGGCCTCCTTCCGGATCTCACACCGGAGTACAAGCTGGAAGCCACAGCCGTTCATTCTGTCGCCGGGCGGACGTTCACCGGTCCGGTTATTCATCCGCCTTTTGTCGCACCGCATCATTCCGTCACTCGAGCCGCCCTCATCGGCGGAGGTGCAGGAAATCCTGTTCCCGGAGCAGTATCACTTGCCCACCGTGGTGTGTTGTTTCTGGACGAAGTTTCGGAAATCTCCGCTTCCATCCTTGATAGCCTCCGCACTCCCTTGGAGCAGGGGTATGTTCGCCTCATTCGTTCGCGCCGCGACGTGTACTTCCCGGCTAAATTCCAGCTGGTTATGGCAGCGAATCCGTGCCGATGCGGTGCGGAAGAGCCGTCGGCGTGCCGGTGCTCGGCGAACGCACGCGCGCGGTATCTCAACAATGTGTCTGGTCCGTTGCGTGACAGGTTGGATATGGTTGTTCGGACCCACGCTCAGGGATCGGTCATCCGCTCCGAGGAACAGGAATCCACGGCAGTGATCCGGCAACGCGTTATCGAGGCTAGGGGGAGGGCGGGGCACCGGTGGGCCCGCGCCTCCTATCCGGGGGTGATCAACGCGGAGATTGATGGTGCGTGGCTGCGGCGTGAATTCCCTGCCGACGAGGAAGCGATGGAATATCTTGCCGTCTATCTTGCGCGAGGTGACATCAGCCAGCGGGGTGTGGATCGCACTCTCAAGTTAGCCTGGACTATTGCCGATTTGGCTGGGTGCGACCGGCCCGATATCGACCATGTCGCCCAAGCCTTGGAATTTCACGATTATGCGGGTGGGGAGGTCGCGGCATGA
- a CDS encoding YraN family protein, translating to MNSKNLLLGRRGETIARRYYQDRGYGFVAANVRYTCGEIDLIMQHGDTTVFVEVKTRTNSAMGGAEAVTPAKLRRVQRAAMTWLEGKPYRPIRFDVVEIIGNEITCFEGVDRGSC from the coding sequence ATGAACTCAAAGAATTTACTCTTGGGAAGACGCGGCGAAACCATCGCGCGCCGGTACTACCAGGATCGCGGATATGGATTCGTGGCTGCAAATGTGCGCTACACGTGTGGGGAGATTGACCTCATCATGCAGCACGGCGACACAACTGTTTTCGTCGAGGTGAAAACTCGAACGAATAGCGCAATGGGTGGGGCTGAAGCAGTCACACCAGCAAAACTGCGCCGCGTTCAGCGCGCCGCAATGACATGGCTGGAAGGCAAACCCTACCGGCCCATCCGGTTCGACGTGGTCGAGATCATCGGCAACGAAATTACGTGCTTCGAAGGAGTTGACCGTGGCTCTTGCTAG
- a CDS encoding DUF2469 domain-containing protein: MSAEDLENYEAEVELSLYREYRDVVSQFSYVVETERRFYLANAVELIPHTENGEVYYEVRMSDAWVWDMYRAARFVRYVRVITYKDVNIEELDKPDMVIPD, from the coding sequence ATGAGCGCAGAAGATCTCGAGAACTATGAGGCGGAGGTAGAGCTCAGCCTGTACCGCGAGTACCGCGATGTCGTCAGCCAATTTTCGTATGTGGTGGAGACCGAACGTCGCTTTTATCTCGCCAACGCCGTTGAGCTGATTCCGCACACCGAAAACGGTGAGGTGTACTACGAGGTGCGGATGTCCGATGCCTGGGTGTGGGACATGTACCGCGCCGCGCGGTTTGTCCGGTACGTCCGTGTTATCACTTACAAGGACGTGAACATCGAGGAGTTGGACAAGCCGGACATGGTGATCCCCGACTAG